The following proteins come from a genomic window of bacterium:
- a CDS encoding type II toxin-antitoxin system RelE/ParE family toxin, with product MTFDFHPEAEEEFIEAVAFYDKVEPSLGEEFSLEVIAALRNILSYPNPWPILESGVRRCLANRFPYGVLYSVEPDRVYVLALMHLHRRPGYWKDRR from the coding sequence ATGACCTTCGACTTCCACCCGGAAGCCGAAGAAGAGTTCATCGAGGCGGTCGCCTTCTACGACAAGGTTGAGCCTTCTCTTGGGGAGGAATTCTCGCTGGAGGTCATTGCGGCTCTGCGGAACATCTTGTCCTATCCAAACCCTTGGCCGATTCTTGAAAGCGGTGTGAGGCGTTGCCTTGCCAACCGATTTCCATACGGCGTTCTCTACAGCGTCGAGCCCGACCGGGTCTATGTTCTCGCACTGATGCACCTGCACCGGCGACCGGGCTACTGGAAGGACAGACGCTAG